A genomic region of Dreissena polymorpha isolate Duluth1 chromosome 4, UMN_Dpol_1.0, whole genome shotgun sequence contains the following coding sequences:
- the LOC127879792 gene encoding hemagglutinin/amebocyte aggregation factor-like, protein MIFHLVLLCWGTTVTYAQNYVNNFDQEFSFTCDHPYQTISHVESIHDNGAEDRRFAFGCRDVLPDQKGSRPQCYWSGFENQYDLPVVFQCPRNNYINGMGSVHDNGAEDRIWKFYCCQLPDIHMFDCSFTDWTNVFDGAQNFNSPDGLVMKGMDSYHDNNFEDRRFKYELCTPYVMDGLIVVG, encoded by the exons ATG ATTTTTCATCTCGTGCTCCTATGTTGGGGAACAACCGTTACATATGCACAGAACTATGTAAACAACTTCGACCAAGAGTTTTCCTTCACGTGTGACCATCCTTATCAGACGATAAGTCACGTTGAAAGTATTCATGACAACGGTGCAGAAGACCGCCGTTTTGCATTTGGTTGTCGGGATGTTCTACCAGACCAGAAAGGCTCGAGGCCACAATGCTATTGGTCAG GTTTCGAAAACCAGTACGACCTTCCTGTAGTTTTCCAGTGTCCCAGGAACAATTACATCAACGGCATGGGTAGTGTCCATGACAATGGAGCAGAAGACAGGATCTGGAAGTTCTATTGTTGTCAACTACCTG ATATCCACATGTTCGACTGCAGTTTTACTGACTGGACGAACGTATTTGACGGAGCCCAGAACTTCAACAGTCCGGACGGTCTGGTCATGAAAGGGATGGACTCGTATCACGACAACAATTTTGA AGACCGAAGGTTCAAGTACGAGCTTTGCACGCCTTATGTGATGGACGGACTAATCGTCGTTGGATAG